One genomic region from Salvia hispanica cultivar TCC Black 2014 chromosome 2, UniMelb_Shisp_WGS_1.0, whole genome shotgun sequence encodes:
- the LOC125207188 gene encoding uncharacterized protein LOC125207188, with amino-acid sequence MNGSGGFNSSTATPNFDNLLLQSLMSRLQLRSPSPNPAPPSSAAKSLEDLLFSDLLLNLSESESDSEIDDSSSSSKTQLAKEESKLEKDIVRTILSGEIEKLKPNSGQAIAIGEHHICVGFQEETGSDYRVWEWHGHIMLFDEENGYTPEYIYGNYFERLGAPKRKLNKAVKMGSGGDDDREKDKVGNVGLKELIEGGNSGSGRVLHRNLNANSEPPRF; translated from the exons ATGAACGGCAGCGGCGGCTTCAACTCCTCCACCGCCACCCCCAACTTCGATAACCTGCTGCTCCAATCCCTCATGTCCCGCCTCCAACTCCGCTCCCCGTCGCCCAATCCCGCGCCCCCCTCCTCTGCCGCCAAATCCCTCGAAGACCTCCTCTTCTCCGATTTGCTCCTCAACCTCTCCGAATCCGAATCCGATTCGGAAATCGACGActcatcctcctcctccaagACGCAGTTAGCCAAGGAAGAATCCAAGCTCGAGAAAGACATCGTCCGTACCATCCTCAGCGGCGAAATCGAGAAACTCAAACCTAACTCCGGCCAGGCTATCGCGATAGGCGAGCACCATATCTGCGTCGGTTTTCAGGAGGAGACTGGTTCCGATTATCGGGTTTGGGAGTGGCACGGGCATATTATGTTGTTTGATGAGGAGAATGGCTACACACCGGAGTATATATACGGCAATTACTTCGAAAGGCTTGGCGCGCCAAAGAGGAAATTGAACAAGGCTGTGAAGATGGGGAGCGGCGGAGATGACGACCGTGAGAAAGACAAGGTGGGGAATGTAGGGTTGAAGGAGCTTATTGAAGGTGGAAATTCAGGGAGTGGACGAGTTCTTCATCGGAATTTAAATGCCAATTCTGAGCCGCCGAG GTTCTAG